A region of Carassius auratus strain Wakin chromosome 41, ASM336829v1, whole genome shotgun sequence DNA encodes the following proteins:
- the pop1 gene encoding ribonucleases P/MRP protein subunit POP1, protein MTGAKDRMREKKMKNQPRNVTYTSSGRGTGRGQGSQACGWVRGHQPGGHSYSQDLPKYITASYFAKARAAEVNAMLKAVSKPAGSCHVFNALPNHMRRRAMSHNTKRLPSRLREGAQRLAERSQRAAEKEKKQLPRSRSRRARRRHGNLLLEFNRRQRKNKWLETHIWHAKRFHMQKMWSYCLPLKPTAKSFRASYRAMNTHALLQDLSYFCCLELQGSEEQMLRALARLTSKQTGPTFAAASCLSGARQGSVHLYKADQFPQGCLGPADFLWRPRVPDASDRQLWIWIHPDLKQEVLSELQLVCQCSVSVSVSEESGPAVERSAGRKRKRDEDDAEEPSKRLLGDGTRPAGAPVRWQSPDTTITISDLTMEIVRYRLIGPLAHVVLTDTLQPASEEPSDAVSLHQQQTEVFQLLRGVCSTAELPAGCVLGLTVDDPRLTLPQKRGKSVPDLQQSAEDDRLRDLRLTGVAAHCSQSALWDTSARERVTHSRLSEQELNRMRSELLVPGSRLSADGQAAVPLLLVHQGGRVRGEERLHWGSGWDLLLPKGWGMAFWVPLVYRGVRVGGLHMSVKHSQFMGQPHFPHDYPDCPAGVRFQSEQEAELLEKFKRRPPSKRTNYIKHGCLAPFCCPWQQLTEEWEELVNLSTENVSCCRTGASDFTVLRSLKALRRLSAWTRPPSRRNSSTLTHATAAALQQECGPSLVWVRLRLLGKGQPALHAMVCAPTTSDLQLLLQDAHSSGPQEPRHKDHLKHLRQHKTSPEEPARAVRGVFPAPLPSVLSHCSRLTLGWVTQGDFSLAAGCGEALAFISVSGLLHTILQQPQEQRGLVLLRNPSSLQYRFARISIDV, encoded by the exons ATGACTGGAGCAAAAGATcgaatgagagaaaaaaagatgaagaatCAGCCGAGAAACGTCACTTACACGAGCTCAG GTCGTGGTACCGGGAGAGGTCAGGGGTCACAGGCATGCGGCTGGGTCAGAGGTCATCAGCCTGGGGGTCACAGTTACAGTCAAGATCTGCCCAAATACATCACAG CCTCTTACTTCGCTAAAGCGCGCGCGGCTGAAGTGAACGCGATGCTGAAGGCCGTCAGTAAACCTGCAGGCAGCTGCCACGTCTTCAACGCTCTGCCGAATCACATGCGCAGACGAGCCATGAGCCACAACACCAAGAGACTGCCGAGCCGTCTGCGAGAGGGAGCTCAGAGACTG gCCGAGCGAAGTCAGCGTGCAGCAGAGAAGGAGAAGAAGCAGCTGCCCAGAAGCAGGAGCCGTCGAGCGCGTCGCAGACACGGGAACCTGCTGCTGGAGTTCAATCGCAGACAGAGGAAGAACAAATGGTTGGAGACGCACATCTGGCACGCCAAACGCTTCCACATGCAGAAGATGTGGAGCTACTGTCTGCCGCTCAAACCCACGGCGAAGAGCTTCAGAGCCAGCTACAGAGCCATGAACACACACGCCCTGCTGCAG GATTTGTCATATTTCTGCTGTTTGGAGCTTCAAGGATCTGAGGAACAGATGCTGCGAGCCCTCGCTCGACTCACCAGCAaacaaacag gtcCCACATTCGCAGCGGCGTCGTGTCTCTCAGGTGCTCGTCAGGGCAGTGTCCATCTGTACAAAGCGGATCAGTTTCCTCAAGGCTGTCTGGGTCCTGCTGACTTCCTGTGGAGGCCCCGGGTCCCTGACGCTTCAGACAGACAGCTGTGGATCTGGATCCATCCGGACCTTAAACAG GAAGTGCTGTCGGAGCTGCAGCTGGTGTGTCAGTGTTCGGTGTCTGTGTCCGTCTCGGAGGAGTCTGGTCCCGCGGTGGAGCGGTCTGcagggaggaagaggaagagagacgAAGATGATGCTGAGGAACCCTCCAAAAGGCTGTTGGGTGACGGGACGCGTCCCGCTGGGGCCCCGGTGCGCTGGCAGTCCCCTGACACCACCATCACCATCAG TGACCTGACCATGGAGATCGTGCGCTATCGTCTGATTGGTCCGCTGGCCCACGTGGTACTCACAGACACACTCCAGCCAGCCAGTGAG GAGCCGAGCGACGCGGTGAGCCTCCATCAGCAGCAGACAGAAGTGTTCCAGCTGCTGAGAG gagTGTGTTCGACAGCAGAGCTCCCAGCAGGCTGTGTGTTGGGACTGACTGTAGATGATCCCAGACTCACTTTACCTCAGAAACGTGGTAAATCTGTTCCTGACCTACAGCAGAGCGCAG aggacGATCGTCTGAGAGATTTGAGACTCACAGGAGTTGCGGCTCATTGCAGTCAGAGTGCATTGTGGGACACGTCTGCTCGAGAGCGTGTGACACACAGCCGACTGTCTGAGCAG gagctgAACCGGATGAGGAGTGAGCTGCTGGTTCCAGGTTCGAGGCTGTCAGCTGATGGTCAGGCTGCTGTTCCTCTGCTGCTGGTTCATCAGGGCGGTCGTGTTCGGGGCGAGGAGCGTCTGCACTGGGGCTCCGGCTGGGATCTGCTGCTGCCCAAGGGCTGGGGAATGGCATTCTGGGTCCCTCTG GTGTATCGTGGTGTTCGTGTTGGTGGCCTCCACATGAGTGTCAAACACTCCCAGTTCATGGGTCAGCCTCACTTCCCTCACGATTACCCAGACTGCCCTGCAGGAGTGCGCTTCCAATCAGAGCAGGAGGCGGAGCTTCTGGAAAAGTTCAAAAG GCGTCCTCCATCAAAACGCACTAACTACATCAAACATGGCTGCTTGGCGCCGTTCTGTTGCCCCTGGCAACAGCTGACAGAGGAGTGGGAGGAGCTAGTGAATCTGAGCACAGAGAATGTTAGCTGCTGCAGAACCGGAGCATCGGACTTCACTGTTCTGAG GAGTCTGAAGGCATTGCGTCGTCTGTCGGCGTGGACTCGTCCGCCGTCTCGCAGGAACTCCTCAACGCTGACCCATGCGACGGCTGCGGCGCTGCAGCAGGAGTGTGGGCCGAGTCTGGTGTGGGTGCGTCTGCGTCTGTTGGGTAAAGGTCAGCCGGCGCTGCATGCCATGGTGTGTGCCCCAACGACCTCTGACCTCCAGCTGCTGCTTCAAGATGCACACAGCAGCGGCCCGCAGGAGCCCCGACACAAAGACCACCTCAAACACCTGCGTCAGCACAAAACCAGTCCTGAAGAGCCGGCCCGTGCCGTGAGGGGCGTGTTTCCGGCGCCGCTGCCCAGCGTTCTGTCCCACTGCAGCCGGCTGACTCTGGGGTGGGTGACGCAGGGAGACTTCTCTCTGGCCGCAGGTTGTGGCGAGGCTCTGGCCTTCATCAGCGTGTCTGGACTCCTGCACACCATCCTTCAGCAGCCGCAGGAGCAGCGCGGCCTCGTTCTGCTGAGAAACCCCTCATCACTGCAGTACCGCTTCGCTCGCATCAGCATCGACGTATAA